A region from the Aegilops tauschii subsp. strangulata cultivar AL8/78 chromosome 5, Aet v6.0, whole genome shotgun sequence genome encodes:
- the LOC109748770 gene encoding uncharacterized protein has product MAIPRYAYLKMKMPSTKGIITIFGDYKKSSACAAASSRLAESLVIAAKKRLLDRVVAMAGKQLDMSPDPKESEAEGSFKLAMETKKIPLDPEHPERYAVVGTNLDSK; this is encoded by the coding sequence ATGGCGATACCGCGCTATGCCTACCttaagatgaagatgccgagcacCAAAGGGATCATCACCATCTTCGGAGATTACAAGAAGTCATCCGCCTGTGCAGctgccagcagtcggctggctgAGTCCCTTGTGATTGCCGCCAAGAAGCgactccttgaccgggttgtggccatggccggcaagcagctggACATGTCCCCTgatcccaaggagtcggaagctgaaGGCTCCTTCAAGCTGGCCatggagacaaagaagataccattggacccggagcacccggaaaGGTACGCTGTCGTAGGTACaaacctcgacagcaaatag